A genomic segment from Nasonia vitripennis strain AsymCx chromosome 1 unlocalized genomic scaffold, Nvit_psr_1.1 chr1_random0009, whole genome shotgun sequence encodes:
- the LOC100679399 gene encoding uncharacterized protein LOC100679399 isoform X1 translates to MLGNSAICALAALAASMSFGIGGVLSLFLDGSLKLAGVTNVKTMQLLNQLCNESQDNKAMNRDACYGCFFRAASHQSGYPLLLSMANCANNYLNNTNYGHCTQYLSNATTAISNGVNPTLVYCSFLECVRQVNKDNLSTPTEIQPRMLALRSAAPLSRIWAVSHKSNVVCIIKEISIESNTVRPGAEPINPRSGDA, encoded by the exons ATGCTCGGAAACAGTGCTATCTGCGCTCTGGCGGCCCTCGCTGCCTCGATGTCTTTCGGGATTGGCGGTGTGCTATCCTTGTTCCTCGACGGCTCATTGAAACTCGCGGGCGTCACCAA TGTAAAAACAATGCAGCTGCTGAACCAACTGTGCAACGAGTCGCAAGACAATAAGGCAATGAATCGCGATGCGTGCTACGGCTGCTTCTTCCGAGCGGCCAGTCATCAGTCCGGATATCCGCTCTTGCTCTCGATGGCCAATTGCGCCAATAACTACTTGAACAACACAAACTACGGACACTGTACGCAGTATCTCAGC AATGCTACGACGGCTATCAGCAACGGCGTGAATCCAACTTTGGTGTACTGTTCGTTTCTCGAGTGCGTCAGGCAAGTCAATAAAGACAATCTG AGTACACCTACGGAAATTCAACCACGAATGTTAGCTTTAAGAAGTGCAGCTCCACTTTCACGCATCTGGGCCGTCTCTCACAAAAGCAACGTTGTGTgtattattaaagaaataagTATTGAATCTAATACTGTCAGACCTGGAGCCGAACCTATAAATCCAAGAAGTGGTGATGCATAG
- the LOC100679399 gene encoding uncharacterized protein LOC100679399 isoform X2 has protein sequence MLGNSAICALAALAASMSFGIGGVLSLFLDGSLKLAGVTNVKTMQLLNQLCNESQDNKAMNRDACYGCFFRAASHQSGYPLLLSMANCANNYLNNTNYGHCTQYLSNATTAISNGVNPTLVYCSFLECVRVHLRKFNHEC, from the exons ATGCTCGGAAACAGTGCTATCTGCGCTCTGGCGGCCCTCGCTGCCTCGATGTCTTTCGGGATTGGCGGTGTGCTATCCTTGTTCCTCGACGGCTCATTGAAACTCGCGGGCGTCACCAA TGTAAAAACAATGCAGCTGCTGAACCAACTGTGCAACGAGTCGCAAGACAATAAGGCAATGAATCGCGATGCGTGCTACGGCTGCTTCTTCCGAGCGGCCAGTCATCAGTCCGGATATCCGCTCTTGCTCTCGATGGCCAATTGCGCCAATAACTACTTGAACAACACAAACTACGGACACTGTACGCAGTATCTCAGC AATGCTACGACGGCTATCAGCAACGGCGTGAATCCAACTTTGGTGTACTGTTCGTTTCTCGAGTGCGTCAG AGTACACCTACGGAAATTCAACCACGAATGTTAG